Proteins from one Malassezia vespertilionis chromosome 2, complete sequence genomic window:
- the POP3 gene encoding ribonuclease P (COG:S; EggNog:ENOG503P6KZ), which produces MRRGAAQVHTHEHTQRYRAKLGRNGHGKDARIMGAALEEARHGTAATDKATERKHVFRPILASPFAVHWPRLPKADGDVLLHTLVEILVEREDAPAGTTAGINAVTRTLEARITSRAAAGPHPRFLFVCEADMDPATLLAHIPMLVGSYNAACAPVHERASPALPLPLMLVPLPRGAALMLATALRVRRLAALLIDTALPPPLLARLEARALDIVRAQSTTGFRIPWLEAAPHKLAAPRIKHLATSAPVHFAQAKAAKKASRKANKARRAAARCIE; this is translated from the coding sequence atgcgccgcggtgcagcaCAAGTGCACACGCACGAGCATACGCAGCGGtaccgcgccaagctcgggCGAAATGGGCACGGGAAAGATGCACGGATCATGGGTGCGGCACTAGAAgaggcgcggcacggcacGGCGGCTACAGACAAGGCTACGGAGCGCAAACACGTGTTCCGGCCGATCCTCGCGTCGCCGTTCGCGGTGCACTGGCCGCGACTGCCCAAAGCAGACGGAGACGTGCTATTGCATACGCTGGTCGAGATCCTGGTTGAGCGCGAGGATGCACCGGCTGGCACCACGGCTGGCATCAATGCGGTCACGCGGACGCTCGAGGCGCGGATTActtcgcgcgctgctgccggGCCGCATCCGCGGTTTCTGTTTGTGTGCGAGGCAGACATGGATCCTGCGACGCTCTTAGCGCACATTCCCATGCTTGTCGGGAGCTACAatgcggcgtgtgcgcctgtgcacgAGCGTGCATCGCCGGCGCTCCCGCTCCCGCTTAtgcttgtgccgcttccccggggcgctgcgctgaTGCTTGCtactgcgctgcgtgtgcgcaggcttgcggcgcttcttATAGATACCGCGCTTCCCCCcccgctgcttgcgcgtttggaggcgcgcgcgctcgacatcgTCCGTGCGCAGTCCACCACGGGGTTCCGTATTCCATGGCTGgaggccgcgccgcacaagctTGCGGCGCCACGGATCAAGCATCTTGCGACCAGTGCCCCCGTGCATTTCGCACAGGCCAAGGCTGCGAAGAAGGCTAGCCGCAAAGCGAacaaggcgcggcgtgcggctgCAAGATGTATAGAGTAA